One stretch of Lucilia cuprina isolate Lc7/37 chromosome 6, ASM2204524v1, whole genome shotgun sequence DNA includes these proteins:
- the LOC124420857 gene encoding uncharacterized protein LOC124420857 encodes MGVSGEELALVQEPWIHQERVSGLGMKSFKLLYAKGSGKIRSCIVAKSSLNIFILSDFSDEDTVAAIWETSVGAILVISAYMAHDHSDQPPNNLVCRSIEMANSKSMPIIMGADANAHHTVWGSSDINARGITKGSKYWTQVCPQ; translated from the exons ATGGGTGTAAGTGGGGAGGAGCTCGCCCTAGTCCAGGAACCCTGGATTCACCAAGAAAGGGTGAGTGGACTAGGCATGAAAAGCTTTAAGCTATTGTACGCAAAAGGATCTGGTAAGATTCGATCCTGTATAGTGGCCAAAAGCAGTCTCAACATCTTCATTCTTTCTGATTTCAGTGATGAAGACACCGTAGCAGCCATATGGGAGACCAGTGTAGGTGCTATATTGGTTATCTCGGCGTACATGGCTCACGACCACAGCGACCAGCCACCGAACAACCTGGTCTGCAGATCCATAGAGATGGCAAACTCAAAAAGCATGCCGATCATCATGGGGGCTGATGCCAATGCCCATCACACTGTCTGGGGAAGCTCGGACATAAACGCTAGAG gtatcacaaagggatcaaaatactggacccaagtgtgtcccCAGTGA